AATAATATCTTAAGGGTAGACTAACTATTGTAAAACTGGCCTCAGATGGTCATAATAGTTTCCAGTAAGAATTTCTAGAATTGCAACTTCTAAAGCATATCTGTGTAAGGGTTTGATAGTTTTAAACAATCGAATCATTAGAAGAAAGCATGTCTAAGAACAGACAAAGCCAAGTTTAAGAATGGCAGTTCTTTCCCCCCAAATATGAGAGCTCTTAACAACCATATGCCTGttccttttttttgcttttcatcaCAAGGATCATTTTGTTGTTCCTGGAGATGTAAGAATGGCACAAATACCGAGAGAAAACAGGAGCCCCCTCAACTAAGTTTCAGTGCCCACGCCCCTTAAAACTGCACCACACACAACCCATCCTTTTTAGGAACCCACATTTTCCCACCCCTGCGAGGTCCCTTCCCAGGCATTTTTCTTTGAACAGATGCCACCAACAACTCCAGAGAGAAATGCATATTTTGAAGATATTGGGGGGCAGAAAGCCCAGTTTCAAAGCCAAAACATCAATGCTCCCCAGACAGGGAGGTGTAATATCTGCAACCTCTTTATTCTCCCCAAACCCCCAAAATGATCAATTGGAAGAGTCTTCTTTGGAGAGAGAGGGTCTTTTCCCCCTCCTCATTGAGATCCTGAGTTCGAAAGCCTTCAATAAACCCGCAATCCTGGCGGGCGATTTGTCCCCACTGGTGCGGGCGGGCTGtttctcctcttttccttccttcctcccgcCGCCTGCTAGCGCACGAAGTTCTTGGGGAAGAGCTGGAACAGCTTGTGCTCCTGGCTGGGCTCGAAGCCGTATTTCTCCAGGGCGGCCGGGTCGAAGGTGCGGTCCTTGACGTCCTTCTCGATCAGCGGCGCGGCGGTCTGCTGGAAGAGGGCGCGGGCGCTGAGGGCCGGCTCGCTGCCCGCGGGCGCCCGGTAGGAGACGTAGGGCTTCAGCTTGAACCCGGTCAGGTCCGGCACCACCAGCACCGGCACCTGGTCGCGCACCAGGCGGAACTTGCGGCTGGCGGTGATGTGGCCGAAGACCTTGCAGCCGCGGCTCTTGAAGAAGGTCCTCGGGCCCCGCTTGCTCGTCCAGGCCGCCATGCGGTCGGCGCCGCGGACCAGGCCTCGCGTCACCTCGCCCAGGAGCCCCATGGCGAAGCTCGGCCGCCTCGGCCGCCCCAGCGCCGCCCCTCAACACCGCCGGCTGTGATTGGGCCTCTGCGGCGTGCCGCCAATCAGCGGCTCCCATACTCCACCCCTGCTTTGATAGGACAGATCTCGGACCAATCGGTTCTAAGAGGCGGGGCTATGACTGGGTCGATGATTGGCCAGGGCGGCGGAACCCTCTGCGTCCTGATTGGTTGCGGGCTTTCCGTTGGGTTTCCCCCGCTCGGCTTCGAGAAGCCGTGACCGTAGAGCTAGCAAAAAGTGAAGAACGGGGCAGCTGCCGCGGAGAAGGGTGGCCACTTGGTCCTCTGGAGCGCTAGCCCACCCCCATGCGGTGCCCCTATAATGGGACTGCAGGACTGCAGCGACCAGCCCACTGCTGGGTGTGGATTATGGGAGTCCTCGGCGCACTTAGAATGCTCCACGTTGGGAGGAGCAGCACAACAACCCGGCGAGGTCGACCAGCTCGGGCAATTTCCAGATGGTCCCAGGAATGACTaggcgggctggggaattctgggaattctgggaattgccccccccccgcctggaGGTCGAGGAAACCAAGTGCCTGGTCTGCCTGCCCCATCAGTCTCATTAAGAGTATGATTCCTAGTCCCCTATTATTATGATTAATTAGAGCGTTGCCTATTTAGGAGCTGCTCCTGCCTGCCCCACCCGTCGCCCTCCAGGCTTGGACTACCACTCCCATCCTGGCCCGGGAGGATGGGCGCGGCGGCCCCACCTGGCGGAAGACGGCGCCCCAGGGCAGCCCCGACGGGCGGAAGTGACATAGAGGAGGAGCCCGCCCTCCCGGCCCGAAGGATGACCTCTGACCTGTGGCGGCGCCCTCCGCGGGGCAGCCGTtagcagcgccgccgccgccgcctccttccTTCCCCGCCATGGAGGACGGGAACGGCTCGTCCTCCGCCCGCCAGGTAGGTCGCCTCTCCCGCGCCGGGCTCCCCCGGGCCGCTAGGGCAGCCGAGACGccgggactacaactcccagaatcccccgcCGGGGTCCTAGGGTTGAATGGAGCGGATTCCTCCCAGCCAGAAGGCTTGGTCcagccaggggtggggggagcgcTCCCAAAGGGCTGGGACTacgactcccaggattcccagccccGGGTTGGGGTGGACGAGTGGCTTCTAGTCCTTTTCAGTCTGGCAGGTCCCTCGTTGGCCATGCCGGGCGTGGTGGGCAAGGGGGCAGTTGTGGCTGAGCCGATCAATCCCGGTTCAAGCAAACACGGTTTAATGCCAGGGTCCCCATTCGCACATTcccattctctttttctcctggttatgaattatttcagatttggggtgggtttttttttaattcctctgtattttaacatttgtatTGGACTTTTAGGAGCGGCTCGCTCTTTTTAAGTTTTGAAGTTGCGTTCTGTGGGTCTGGGACCGTaaataaaatgggaaggaaaaaaacacgCCCATTGCCCTGCAAAGCTATATATTATTAACGATTGCATGCATTTATTGGAGTGATTTGATTGCATTTATTGGTTGAAGGGATATGATTGCGTTCATTTGTCCCGGAGAAAATCtttgtggtcgctaggagtcgaaaacctcttgctgaaactgaaattgacataatcaatgtgtggaagtggtttCTTTGGCTGCCCCTCTctagcagtgactctgggtggtgtgaaGGTtaaaacagcaatttaaaaatcCCGACCAAGATATCCAGGGTTCATATCTTTCTCTCTTGCAGACTTGCCAGACATACTTTAGCCTCTTACATTCTGCAGACTCAGTCCAGGACATTAAATTTATGCTTGAATGTATAGTGCAAGGAGAGAAAACTGCACTAAAAGTCAACTGTGATTCACTGATACATGTTAAGCAAATATAGTTTTCGTATGAAAGGTTACCCAGGCCTAAACTTACTTGCCCTGCTCACTTtaattctttctatttctcttttctctggtTTTCTATGCAGTATTGGATGCATTCCTACAGACCTTtatttgtgtgtatttgtttatatttcagtcCACATCCTTTTCCAGGTTTGCCAAGAATTTTAAGCTCGGCTACATAACGCTCTTCAATTTCCCCGCAGAAGCATGTATGTTGAGTAGGATGGTTGCTCTGGTTTGCCTAAGCAAAGGGGGATAATGGAGTCTAGGAGCCGTATGGAAGATGCCTGTGGCTGGCAGAGCAGAGTCTGTTTTCTAATTCTTTCCGCAAACCTTTGCCATGTAGAAACTTCGGCGGACGCTTGCCCCATCCCCAGGAAGTGTGTGCTGTGGTTTATTTCTGCACTGCCCCCTCATAGGCCAACTGCTTTGCAGTGATTTGAGCTGCGTGGTGAGCattgcaaaaggaaaataaagacgACCCGTATCTCTTCCatctcctttccccccccccccccagttttctcCTTGACGAAGACATTCCTCCATCATTATTTGTAACAGAATTACCCTTGTTGCTTCCACTGGACTATCATCCCCCAAGCACCATTTGGAGATAACCCCGCAAATGTTTTCTTTCTAGGCAGCCCTTATGTCTTTGTTTCCAGATGGAGTAAATATGTTACAGTACTTTAAACAGAAACATTGTGTCTAGTCCTTCTTGCTTGATTGCCAAAATGCTAACATGtatacaggggggaaaaaaacatctttGTTACAATATTCTTTGATTGAtactctgccttttcttccttGCTGTTCTTTATCCCTGGGATAAACCTCCAGAGTAACTTGTTTGCTTTATTCAAAACACACTTTTGCTGTGAATTCTCTGGCGCTGTTTGCTAATTTCTGTACTGCTCAACAATGAAGCCTAAATAGGTTTTAACTGCTATTATTGCGTATCTAACCCCC
Above is a window of Candoia aspera isolate rCanAsp1 chromosome 16, rCanAsp1.hap2, whole genome shotgun sequence DNA encoding:
- the MRPL41 gene encoding large ribosomal subunit protein mL41 — its product is MGLLGEVTRGLVRGADRMAAWTSKRGPRTFFKSRGCKVFGHITASRKFRLVRDQVPVLVVPDLTGFKLKPYVSYRAPAGSEPALSARALFQQTAAPLIEKDVKDRTFDPAALEKYGFEPSQEHKLFQLFPKNFVR